The following are from one region of the Actinopolyspora halophila DSM 43834 genome:
- the recF gene encoding DNA replication/repair protein RecF (All proteins in this family for which functions are known are DNA-binding proteins that assist the filamentation of RecA onto DNA for the initiation of recombination or recombinational repair.): MYVRHLQLTDFRSWQQVDLPLLRGATTLIGANGQGKTNLVEGLVYIATLGSHRVSTDAPLIRYGTQRAVARAAVVNEDRELLVELEIAQGKANRARINRGSPTRPRDALGILRTVLFAPEDLTLVRGDPTQRRAFLDELLVARAPRYAGVRSDYEKVLRQRGALLKSAGRSAGPDDLRTLEVWDGHLARYGAELLAGRLDLVADLDPYVTRSYAEVATGESGAAEGSSASAARLVYRSSVEDLPADSGTPGGERVDPAAVESALLEQLRRVRKQELERGVCLVGPHRDDLELVLGRTPAKGYASHGESWSFALALRLASYHLLSEDGAEPVLILDDVFAELDSRRRARLARSVSGAEQVLVTAAVGEDVPVELSGVRFDVRDGEVCHVE, encoded by the coding sequence GTGTACGTACGCCACCTCCAGCTCACCGACTTCAGGTCCTGGCAGCAAGTGGATCTCCCGCTGCTTCGGGGGGCCACCACGCTGATCGGGGCCAACGGTCAGGGCAAGACGAACCTCGTGGAGGGACTCGTCTACATCGCCACCCTCGGTTCCCACCGGGTTTCCACGGACGCGCCGCTGATTCGGTACGGGACGCAGCGTGCGGTCGCCAGGGCGGCCGTGGTCAACGAGGACCGCGAGCTGCTGGTCGAGTTGGAGATAGCGCAGGGGAAGGCGAACCGGGCGCGGATCAACCGCGGTTCACCGACCCGCCCCCGCGACGCGCTCGGAATCCTGCGCACGGTCCTGTTCGCCCCGGAGGACCTGACGCTGGTGCGCGGCGACCCGACGCAGCGGCGTGCCTTCCTGGACGAGCTGCTGGTCGCCAGGGCCCCGCGCTACGCGGGGGTGCGTTCCGACTACGAGAAGGTGCTTCGGCAACGCGGGGCCCTGTTGAAGTCGGCCGGGCGGAGCGCGGGGCCGGACGATCTGCGCACCCTCGAGGTCTGGGACGGGCACCTGGCCAGGTACGGAGCCGAGCTGCTCGCGGGCAGGCTGGACCTGGTCGCCGATCTGGACCCGTACGTGACGCGTTCCTACGCGGAGGTGGCCACCGGTGAATCCGGTGCCGCGGAGGGGTCTTCGGCCAGTGCGGCGCGGTTGGTCTACCGGAGCAGTGTGGAGGATCTTCCCGCGGACAGCGGGACTCCCGGGGGAGAGCGGGTCGATCCGGCCGCTGTCGAGTCGGCGTTGCTCGAGCAGCTCCGGCGGGTGCGCAAGCAGGAACTGGAGCGCGGTGTCTGCCTGGTCGGCCCGCATCGTGACGATCTGGAACTCGTGCTGGGGCGGACCCCGGCCAAGGGCTATGCCAGTCACGGCGAGTCGTGGTCGTTCGCCCTGGCGTTGCGCCTGGCCTCGTACCACCTGTTGTCCGAGGATGGTGCCGAGCCGGTGCTGATCCTCGACGACGTGTTCGCCGAGCTCGACTCCCGACGCCGTGCGCGGTTGGCGCGGTCGGTGTCCGGGGCCGAGCAGGTTCTGGTCACGGCCGCGGTCGGCGAGGACGTGCCGGTCGAGCTTTCCGGCGTTCGTTTCGACGTGCGCGACGGGGAGGTGTGCCATGTCGAGTGA
- a CDS encoding DUF721 domain-containing protein yields MSSEFSEGAPDRGSGPVEGSSGGDASPADSGERANRGGDSAREDGTSGQDLARAALRAARQRSGRSGRSPAGRKKAPSRRRRGWSGAGDDERDPQAFGNLASRLASDRGWSDRLAGGHLFGRWTELVGEEIAAHSKPVELREGVLTLQAESTAWATQLRLLQRQIVQRISDGLGQRLVRSIRVQGPAAPSWRYGPRHVQGRGPRDTYG; encoded by the coding sequence ATGTCGAGTGAGTTCTCCGAAGGAGCACCCGATCGGGGGAGTGGTCCCGTGGAGGGGTCCTCCGGCGGGGATGCTTCGCCTGCCGATTCCGGCGAGCGGGCGAACCGCGGTGGGGACTCCGCTCGCGAGGACGGAACGAGCGGCCAGGATCTGGCCCGTGCCGCGCTGCGCGCCGCCAGACAGCGTTCCGGCAGGAGCGGGCGTTCCCCGGCCGGGAGGAAGAAGGCCCCCTCCCGGCGGAGGCGTGGTTGGTCCGGTGCCGGGGACGACGAGCGTGATCCGCAGGCCTTCGGCAACCTGGCTTCCCGGCTGGCCAGCGACCGCGGCTGGTCGGATCGCCTGGCCGGGGGACATCTCTTCGGCCGGTGGACCGAGCTCGTCGGGGAGGAGATAGCCGCGCACAGCAAGCCCGTGGAGCTGCGCGAAGGGGTGCTGACCCTGCAGGCCGAGTCCACGGCGTGGGCCACCCAGTTGCGCTTGCTGCAACGTCAGATCGTGCAACGCATCTCCGACGGGCTCGGGCAGCGGTTGGTGCGCAGCATCAGGGTGCAGGGCCCGGCGGCTCCGAGTTGGCGTTATGGTCCACGACACGTTCAGGGCAGAGGCCCGCGCGACACCTACGGGTGA
- the gyrB gene encoding DNA topoisomerase (ATP-hydrolyzing) subunit B, whose amino-acid sequence MTAKKNEYSASSITVLEGLEAVRKRPGMYIGSTGERGLHHLVQEVVDNSVDEAMAGHASEVTVTLLADGGVQVTDDGRGIPVDEHPVEKKPTLEVVLTMLHAGGKFGGDSYAVSGGLHGVGVSVVNALSTALEAEVFRGGHVWRQHYQDSKPVSAPERGERTDETGTRITFWADPATFETTRYDAETIARRLQEMAFLNKGLRIVLRDERAAAEDTSGEDATGEAAVASERVFHYPGGLEDFVAHINHTKEPIHKKIVSFSSAGDGHEVEIALQWNGGFQQSVYTFANTINTHEGGTHEEGFRAALTRVVNAYAKDKKLLKDKDSSLTGDDVREGLAAIISVKVSEPQFEGQTKTKLGNTEVKSFVQTTAFEWLSDWFERNPADAKAIINKAVSSAQARVAARKAKDLVRRKSAMDIGGLPGKLKDCQSNSPDECELYIVEGDSAGGSAKEGRESRYQAILPIRGKIINVEKSRIDKVLKNNEVQSIITALGTGIHDEFDLSKLRYNKVVLMADADVDGQHIRTLLLTLLFRFMRPLIENGHVYLASPPLYKIKWPRSQPQYVYSERERDAAMEQGASEGRKLPKEEGIQRYKGLGEMNANELWETTMDPDHRVLMQVTLDDAATADELFSVLMGEDVEARRSFITRNARGVRLLDV is encoded by the coding sequence GTGACAGCGAAGAAGAACGAATACAGCGCTTCATCCATCACCGTTCTCGAGGGCCTTGAGGCAGTCCGCAAGCGTCCCGGCATGTACATCGGTTCGACCGGGGAACGGGGCCTGCACCACCTGGTGCAGGAGGTTGTGGACAACTCGGTGGACGAAGCGATGGCGGGGCACGCCAGCGAGGTCACCGTCACCCTCCTCGCGGACGGTGGTGTGCAGGTCACCGATGACGGTCGCGGCATCCCGGTGGACGAGCACCCCGTGGAGAAGAAACCGACGCTGGAAGTCGTGCTGACGATGCTGCACGCGGGCGGCAAGTTCGGCGGCGACAGCTACGCGGTTTCCGGCGGTCTGCACGGTGTCGGTGTTTCCGTGGTCAACGCCCTGTCCACGGCACTGGAGGCCGAGGTCTTCCGGGGCGGCCACGTGTGGCGGCAGCACTACCAGGACTCCAAGCCGGTCTCGGCCCCCGAGCGCGGGGAGCGCACCGACGAGACCGGCACCAGGATCACGTTCTGGGCGGACCCGGCGACGTTCGAGACCACGCGCTACGACGCCGAGACCATCGCGCGCAGGCTGCAGGAGATGGCCTTCCTGAACAAGGGGCTGCGCATCGTGCTGCGCGACGAGCGCGCCGCAGCCGAGGACACCTCGGGCGAGGACGCCACGGGAGAAGCGGCCGTGGCCTCCGAACGCGTCTTCCACTACCCCGGTGGGCTCGAGGACTTCGTCGCGCACATCAACCACACGAAGGAACCCATCCACAAGAAGATCGTGAGCTTCAGCTCCGCGGGTGACGGCCACGAGGTCGAGATCGCGCTGCAGTGGAACGGCGGTTTCCAGCAGTCGGTCTACACCTTCGCCAACACGATCAACACCCACGAGGGCGGGACCCACGAGGAGGGATTCCGCGCGGCGCTGACCAGGGTGGTCAACGCCTACGCCAAGGACAAGAAGCTGCTCAAGGACAAGGACAGCAGCCTGACCGGTGACGACGTCCGCGAGGGGCTCGCGGCGATCATCTCGGTCAAGGTCTCCGAACCGCAGTTCGAGGGGCAGACCAAGACCAAGCTCGGCAACACCGAGGTCAAGTCCTTCGTGCAGACCACGGCCTTCGAGTGGCTCAGCGACTGGTTCGAGCGCAACCCGGCCGACGCCAAGGCCATCATCAACAAGGCGGTCTCCTCGGCGCAGGCCAGGGTGGCCGCGCGCAAGGCCAAGGACCTGGTGCGCCGCAAGTCCGCGATGGACATCGGCGGTCTCCCCGGCAAGCTCAAGGACTGCCAGTCCAACAGCCCGGACGAGTGCGAGCTCTACATCGTGGAGGGCGACTCGGCCGGTGGCTCGGCCAAGGAGGGCAGGGAGTCCCGCTACCAGGCGATCCTGCCCATCCGCGGGAAGATCATCAACGTGGAGAAGTCCCGGATCGACAAGGTCCTCAAGAACAACGAGGTGCAGTCGATCATCACCGCCTTGGGGACCGGCATCCACGACGAGTTCGACCTGTCCAAGCTGCGCTACAACAAGGTCGTGCTCATGGCCGATGCCGATGTGGACGGCCAGCACATCCGCACGCTGCTGCTGACGCTGCTGTTCAGGTTCATGCGTCCGCTGATCGAGAACGGTCACGTGTACCTGGCGAGCCCGCCGCTGTACAAGATCAAGTGGCCGCGTTCCCAGCCGCAGTACGTCTACAGCGAGCGGGAGCGCGACGCGGCGATGGAGCAGGGCGCCAGCGAGGGCCGCAAGCTCCCCAAGGAGGAGGGCATCCAGCGGTACAAGGGGCTCGGCGAGATGAACGCCAACGAGCTCTGGGAAACCACGATGGACCCCGACCACCGGGTGTTGATGCAGGTGACCCTGGACGACGCGGCCACGGCCGACGAGCTGTTCAGCGTGTTGATGGGTGAGGACGTCGAGGCACGGCGTTCGTTCATCACCCGCAACGCCAGGGGAGTCCGCCTGCTCGACGTCTGA
- the gyrA gene encoding DNA gyrase subunit A, translated as MTETLPPEGGRVEPVDLQQEMQNSYIDYAMSVIVARALPDVRDGLKPVHRRVLYSMYDSGHRPDRSYVKCSRVVGDVMGNYHPHGDSAIYDTLVRLAQPWSMRNVLIDGQGNFGSPGNDPAAAMRYTESRLAPLAMSMLSEIEEDTVEFSDNYDGRTQEPDVLPARIPNLLVNGGGGIAVGMATNIPPHNLREVADGVVWALDNPDADDDELLEALIERIKGPDFPTDGLIMGTNAIAEAYRTGRGSIRMRAVVNIEEDAKGRAALVITELPYQVNPDNLIENIATMHRDGKLSGISDIADESNNRRGMRIVITLKRDAIPKVVLNNLYKHTQLQTTFGVNMLALVDGVPRTLRLDQVIRHYVRHQIDVIVRRTKYRLRKAEQRAHILRGLAVALDQLDDVINLIRSSPTVDEARTGLIELLGIDEDQATAILEMQLRKLAAMERQKIVDELAEIETRIADLNDILAKPERQRSIVRAELMEIVDKHGKERRTRIVPYEGEVSMEDLIADEDVVVTITRTGYAKRTRTDLYRAQKRGGKGVQGAALKQDDIVSHFFVCSTHDWILFFTNKGRVYRAKAYELPEANRTARGQHVANLLAFQPDEHIAQVMQIKDYTVSPYLVLATKKGLVKKSKLTDFDSNRSGGLIGVNLKDGDELVGAVLCSPEDDLLLVSAEGQSIRFNASDEVLRPMGRATSGVLGMRFNTGDELLAMGVVRENRYVLVATQGGYAKRTPIDEYPVQGRGGKGVLTIQHDEKRGRLVAALIAELDDELYAITSTGGVIRTTAKEVRKAGRQTKGVRLMDLGEGNSLVAIARNADEAVDPDAAGPEQRK; from the coding sequence ATGACCGAGACCTTGCCCCCCGAGGGTGGCCGCGTCGAGCCGGTCGATCTCCAGCAGGAGATGCAGAACTCCTACATCGACTACGCCATGAGCGTGATCGTGGCCCGGGCCCTGCCGGACGTGCGCGACGGCCTGAAACCGGTGCACCGCCGGGTGCTGTACTCCATGTACGACTCGGGGCACCGGCCCGATCGCTCCTACGTGAAGTGCTCGCGCGTGGTCGGTGACGTGATGGGTAACTATCACCCGCACGGCGACTCGGCGATCTACGACACCCTGGTCCGGCTGGCCCAGCCGTGGTCGATGCGCAACGTGCTCATCGACGGCCAGGGCAACTTCGGTTCGCCCGGTAACGATCCGGCCGCCGCCATGCGCTACACCGAATCCCGGCTGGCGCCGCTGGCGATGAGCATGCTGTCCGAGATCGAAGAGGACACGGTCGAGTTCTCGGACAACTACGACGGCCGCACGCAGGAACCGGACGTGCTGCCGGCACGCATCCCCAATCTGCTGGTCAACGGCGGTGGCGGTATCGCGGTCGGGATGGCGACCAACATTCCGCCGCACAACCTGCGCGAGGTCGCCGACGGGGTGGTCTGGGCGCTGGACAACCCGGATGCCGACGACGACGAGCTGCTCGAAGCGCTGATCGAGCGGATCAAGGGCCCCGATTTCCCCACCGACGGGCTGATCATGGGCACCAACGCGATCGCCGAGGCCTACCGCACCGGCCGCGGCTCGATCAGGATGCGTGCCGTGGTCAACATCGAGGAGGACGCCAAGGGGCGTGCCGCCCTGGTGATCACCGAGCTTCCCTATCAGGTGAACCCGGACAACCTGATCGAGAACATCGCCACGATGCACCGCGACGGCAAGCTCTCGGGCATCAGCGACATCGCGGACGAGTCGAACAACCGCCGCGGTATGCGTATCGTGATCACGCTCAAGCGGGACGCGATCCCGAAGGTCGTGCTCAACAACCTGTACAAGCACACCCAGTTGCAGACGACCTTCGGCGTGAACATGCTCGCCCTGGTCGACGGCGTGCCGCGCACGTTGCGTCTGGACCAGGTGATCCGCCACTACGTGCGGCACCAGATCGACGTGATCGTCCGGCGGACGAAGTACCGGCTGCGCAAGGCCGAGCAGCGTGCGCACATCCTGCGCGGGCTCGCCGTGGCGCTGGACCAGCTGGACGATGTGATCAACCTTATCCGGAGCTCGCCGACCGTGGACGAGGCGCGCACCGGTCTGATCGAGCTGCTCGGGATCGACGAGGACCAGGCCACGGCGATCCTGGAGATGCAGCTGCGCAAGCTGGCCGCCATGGAGCGGCAGAAGATCGTCGACGAGCTCGCCGAGATCGAGACGAGGATCGCCGATCTCAACGACATCCTGGCCAAGCCGGAGCGGCAGCGCTCGATCGTCCGCGCCGAGCTGATGGAGATCGTCGACAAGCACGGCAAGGAGCGGCGCACCAGGATCGTCCCGTACGAGGGCGAGGTCTCCATGGAGGACCTCATCGCGGATGAGGACGTGGTGGTGACCATCACTCGTACGGGGTATGCCAAGCGCACCCGCACGGATCTGTACCGGGCGCAGAAGCGCGGCGGCAAGGGTGTGCAGGGAGCCGCGTTGAAGCAGGACGACATCGTCTCGCACTTCTTCGTCTGCTCCACGCACGACTGGATCCTCTTCTTCACCAACAAGGGGCGGGTCTACCGTGCGAAGGCCTACGAGCTGCCGGAGGCGAACCGCACCGCGCGCGGTCAGCACGTGGCGAACCTGCTCGCCTTCCAGCCGGACGAGCACATCGCCCAGGTGATGCAGATCAAGGACTACACGGTCTCCCCGTACCTGGTGCTGGCCACCAAGAAGGGGTTGGTCAAGAAGTCCAAGCTCACCGACTTCGACTCCAACCGTTCCGGTGGGCTGATCGGGGTCAACCTCAAGGACGGGGACGAGCTGGTCGGGGCGGTGCTGTGCTCGCCCGAGGACGACCTGCTGCTGGTCTCGGCCGAGGGACAGTCCATCCGGTTCAACGCCAGTGACGAGGTGCTGCGTCCCATGGGGCGGGCGACCTCGGGCGTACTCGGTATGCGGTTCAACACAGGCGACGAGCTGCTGGCCATGGGAGTGGTCCGCGAGAACCGGTACGTGCTGGTCGCGACCCAGGGCGGCTACGCCAAACGCACCCCGATCGACGAGTACCCCGTCCAGGGACGCGGCGGTAAGGGTGTGTTGACCATTCAGCACGACGAAAAACGTGGCAGGCTTGTGGCAGCGCTCATCGCCGAACTCGACGACGAGCTCTACGCGATCACCTCCACGGGCGGGGTTATTCGCACCACTGCCAAGGAGGTGCGGAAAGCCGGCAGGCAGACGAAGGGGGTCCGCTTGATGGATCTCGGTGAGGGCAACTCGCTGGTGGCCATCGCTCGTAACGCGGACGAGGCCGTCGATCCGGATGCCGCCGGGCCGGAGCAACGGAAGTAA
- a CDS encoding DUF3566 domain-containing protein, giving the protein MTSSDKPQESESRSTGEQDTTSTTTTAEATATSVSGDTSADTAESGVDAGGRSDSDSEVDGSEPAPPWQRVTSSTSSSAAPSGGSGQETTTRGAAESSEAASETGSDSEETHKIPHPLRGSSEPEEGASAAESARSSVSFAAMAGVRGSGTSTQGSSSRRPNRGPRRASLQVRRVDPWSVLKLALVLSVTLFFVWMIAVAVLYGVLGGMGVWEQLNGTFSDLTQPENSLAEPLISPGRIFGVAMIIGAVNIVLITALATVAGFIYNVAADFVGGVELTLSERE; this is encoded by the coding sequence GTGACATCTTCGGACAAGCCGCAGGAATCGGAGTCTCGTTCAACTGGCGAGCAGGACACGACCTCGACCACGACTACGGCGGAGGCGACGGCAACCTCGGTTTCCGGGGATACGTCCGCGGACACCGCCGAAAGCGGCGTGGACGCGGGCGGTCGCAGCGACTCCGACAGCGAGGTCGACGGTTCCGAGCCCGCGCCGCCGTGGCAGCGCGTCACGAGCTCGACGAGCTCGTCCGCCGCCCCCAGTGGCGGGAGTGGACAGGAAACCACGACACGGGGGGCGGCCGAGTCGTCCGAAGCCGCCTCCGAAACGGGATCGGACTCCGAGGAAACCCACAAGATCCCGCATCCGTTGCGGGGGAGTTCCGAGCCGGAGGAGGGGGCCTCGGCGGCGGAGTCGGCGCGCTCGAGCGTCTCGTTCGCCGCGATGGCGGGCGTGCGCGGTTCGGGCACGTCCACCCAGGGGAGCAGCTCCAGGAGACCGAACCGCGGTCCACGGCGCGCCAGTCTCCAGGTGCGCCGGGTGGATCCGTGGTCGGTGCTCAAGCTGGCTCTCGTGTTGAGCGTCACCCTGTTCTTCGTGTGGATGATCGCGGTCGCGGTGCTCTACGGGGTGCTCGGCGGCATGGGTGTGTGGGAGCAGCTCAACGGTACGTTCAGTGATCTGACCCAGCCGGAGAACTCGTTGGCCGAACCCTTGATCAGCCCCGGGAGGATCTTCGGCGTGGCCATGATCATCGGTGCGGTGAACATCGTGCTGATCACCGCCTTGGCCACGGTGGCGGGGTTCATCTACAACGTGGCGGCCGATTTCGTGGGCGGAGTCGAGCTGACACTGTCCGAACGCGAGTGA
- a CDS encoding DLW-39 family protein — MKKLLILAAVAGAVLFVVRRKSAAKAEADLWREATAEA, encoded by the coding sequence GTGAAGAAGCTGCTCATCCTTGCTGCTGTTGCAGGTGCGGTCCTGTTCGTCGTTCGGCGCAAGAGTGCGGCCAAGGCGGAGGCCGACCTGTGGCGCGAGGCCACGGCCGAGGCCTGA